From a region of the Zingiber officinale cultivar Zhangliang chromosome 4B, Zo_v1.1, whole genome shotgun sequence genome:
- the LOC121975542 gene encoding uncharacterized protein LOC121975542 codes for MASVKKVSVLVAASVGAVEALKDQAGLCRWNYGLRSLQQRAKRNMGSLSQAAAMSSSVSDRRSREQAERSEESLRKVMYISCWGPN; via the coding sequence ATGGCTTCGGTGAAGAAAGTTTCGGTGTTGGTGGCGGCCAGCGTGGGCGCCGTGGAGGCGCTCAAGGACCAAGCTGGGTTGTGCAGGTGGAACTATGGCTTGAGGTCCCTGCAGCAGCGTGCCAAGAGAAACATGGGATCGCTGTCTCAGGCCGCGGCCATGTCGTCGTCCGTCTCTGATAGGAGAAGCAGGGAGCAAGCTGAGCGATCGGAGGAGTCGTTGAGGAAGGTGATGTACATCAGCTGCTGGGGACCTAATTAG